The following coding sequences lie in one Hyphobacterium sp. CCMP332 genomic window:
- a CDS encoding S9 family peptidase codes for MNRLLRVKILILLTGSVFLVAPALGQDGYWPDRYVNVYDYLSGAGETPPELSPDGRLLAQMQYRGVDSPGGELVIRDLDSPGQPEISRTDLTGYDVVYMVWANAQRLLVTIRTNGYVQAGGQRVDVPVIRTVSFDPWDTSRPVVLFQNEGRRVFRNVNNAFWSAVVDLLPGDDGHVLMPAYRDRNLDLWRVNVFTGDAELVERGTERTAYWFTDTNGQAAMRVDVSTDQRRVHVFTRAPDSRRWRRSASYLTNELAEAAPEFDFAGHGEAPGEIIIFGRPEGSDKVGLYRFDLAAGEYGATLALEDRVDISRTIVDGRSRRLLGYVRSDGANEVVILDPALDAHYQRIIARFDEDLTVVPRGFRGDRMMLHASGPREAGALYFYEASSDEITHIYSVSPNLHESDLNDVDVVSYTSRDGTPLQAYLTIPRQGLGPNTPLVVMPHGGPEARDLYGYDMVAQYFASNGYAVLQPNFRGSAGYGRAFAEAGYGEWGGRMQQDVDDAIAAVIAAGQVDGERVCIAGFSYGGYAALIGGAQRPGFYDCVFAAAPVTNLVSFVEHWQENNEAAAEYWERAIGHPRRDRARLEAASPVNLAGQYTMPVLIAHGMRDGTVPFEQSQEMAGELNSAGVVVDFAIYDRAGHQFSRSADMSSILRSAVQLFDRTIGPDRGQYENVFAGERVEDTGSDPK; via the coding sequence ATGAATCGGCTGTTACGGGTCAAGATTCTGATTTTGCTGACTGGGAGCGTTTTTCTTGTTGCCCCCGCGCTCGGTCAGGACGGCTATTGGCCGGACCGGTATGTCAATGTTTATGACTATCTTTCCGGCGCAGGTGAAACGCCACCGGAATTGTCGCCGGACGGCCGGTTGCTGGCCCAGATGCAATATCGCGGTGTCGACTCCCCCGGCGGCGAGCTGGTTATTCGCGACCTTGATTCACCCGGCCAGCCGGAAATTTCCCGTACCGATCTGACGGGCTATGACGTTGTCTACATGGTGTGGGCGAATGCCCAGCGGCTGCTGGTGACGATCCGGACCAATGGCTATGTCCAGGCGGGCGGTCAACGCGTGGATGTGCCGGTTATCCGGACCGTCAGTTTTGATCCATGGGATACATCGCGTCCGGTCGTCCTGTTCCAGAATGAAGGCCGGCGGGTCTTCCGGAATGTCAACAACGCCTTCTGGAGCGCGGTCGTCGATCTTTTGCCGGGCGATGATGGGCATGTTCTGATGCCTGCCTATCGGGACCGGAATCTCGATCTCTGGCGCGTCAATGTTTTTACCGGCGATGCCGAGCTTGTGGAGCGGGGCACGGAGCGCACCGCCTACTGGTTTACCGACACCAATGGTCAGGCTGCCATGCGGGTCGACGTCTCGACAGACCAGCGGCGCGTGCATGTTTTTACGCGGGCGCCCGACAGCCGGCGATGGCGGCGGTCGGCGTCCTATCTGACCAATGAACTCGCCGAAGCGGCACCGGAGTTTGACTTTGCCGGTCATGGCGAGGCCCCCGGGGAAATCATTATTTTTGGCCGTCCTGAAGGCAGCGACAAGGTGGGGCTCTACCGGTTCGATCTGGCGGCGGGGGAATATGGCGCGACACTGGCGCTCGAAGACCGCGTCGATATTTCCCGAACCATTGTGGATGGCCGCTCGCGCCGGCTTCTCGGCTATGTCCGCTCGGACGGCGCAAATGAAGTGGTTATTCTCGACCCGGCTCTGGATGCGCACTACCAACGCATTATTGCCCGTTTTGATGAGGATCTGACGGTCGTGCCCAGGGGCTTTCGCGGCGACCGGATGATGCTGCATGCCAGCGGCCCGAGAGAGGCCGGCGCGCTCTATTTCTATGAAGCGTCCAGCGATGAAATCACCCATATCTATTCGGTCAGCCCCAATTTGCATGAGTCGGACCTCAACGATGTCGATGTGGTGTCCTATACATCGCGCGACGGCACACCCTTGCAGGCGTATCTGACCATTCCGCGGCAGGGGTTGGGGCCGAACACACCGCTTGTCGTGATGCCGCACGGCGGTCCGGAGGCCCGCGATCTCTATGGCTACGACATGGTCGCACAGTATTTTGCGTCCAATGGTTATGCCGTCTTGCAGCCCAACTTCCGGGGCTCGGCGGGATATGGCCGGGCCTTCGCCGAGGCCGGATATGGCGAATGGGGCGGCCGGATGCAGCAGGACGTCGACGATGCGATCGCCGCCGTCATCGCCGCCGGGCAGGTTGACGGCGAACGCGTCTGTATTGCCGGCTTCAGCTATGGCGGATATGCGGCGTTGATCGGTGGAGCGCAGAGGCCGGGCTTCTATGACTGTGTGTTTGCCGCCGCGCCGGTCACCAACCTCGTTTCCTTTGTCGAACACTGGCAGGAAAACAACGAGGCTGCGGCAGAATACTGGGAACGGGCCATTGGCCATCCCCGCCGCGATCGCGCCCGGCTGGAAGCGGCCTCACCGGTGAATCTTGCGGGTCAATACACGATGCCGGTGCTGATTGCGCACGGTATGCGCGACGGGACTGTGCCGTTTGAACAATCCCAGGAAATGGCGGGCGAACTCAATTCTGCGGGCGTGGTCGTCGACTTCGCGATATATGATCGCGCGGGTCACCAGTTTTCACGCAGCGCAGATATGAGCTCTATCCTGCGCTCGGCCGTTCAGTTGTTCGACCGCACAATCGGTCCGGACCGCGGTCAGTATGAAAACGTCTTTGCCGGCGAGCGGGTGGAAGACACCGGTTCTGATCCGAAATAA
- a CDS encoding S9 family peptidase has translation MRSFVTFVLVCLVACNASAQDDLPAYGQAELEDFLDTPEVTRPVLSPNGRYLAFMVHTDHAENGDVLVIRDLDSPDNSNVSQTGFGRLPIINIGWASDDRVLVTLLRRGLVRVRGVPVDVPSIRTVSYDRRDMSSPTVLFEEERRVFDNLYNAYGNELVNILPDDPEHILMAAYRGDSLDLWRVNTETGAADVIEDGNSHTRQWYTNGDGVAVMRVDVNYRGRRVEVFTRQPGERRWRRTAQFRTNELSDRASEFAWGGISDQPGQIYVFSRRDGSDRRGIYLYDLAEGTYVQTMAEHDRVDISHIMVNPQNGAYLGYAFTDDRFEVEITDPDLRRHYRGLRNFFGDDVSVLPASFAGERMILYVTGPREAGVYYLYDRASGSVDPLMTPRPRLPPDVLHDVEIVRYQASDGVPLTAYLTIPRRGMGPDTPLILLPHGGPERRDDYGFDFIAQYYASRGYAVLQPNFRGSSGYGSDFAESGYGRWGERMQLDLDDAVQVMIDQRRVAFDRICIAGFSYGGYAALMGGATRPDLYQCVFAGAAVTDLLGFVDYWQRNNENAYAYWTTAIGNPRTDRDRMYWASPIHLADRMTMPVLLAHGTDDSVVPFDHTERMAEALAEVGGDYFFQTYSDAGHSFEEDGNWRLLLTQTTAMFDRVIGPDRGQYDSIFLEDWPGPMDEAAEEP, from the coding sequence TTGCGAAGTTTCGTTACGTTTGTGCTCGTATGTCTGGTCGCCTGCAACGCCAGCGCTCAGGATGATCTACCTGCATATGGTCAGGCGGAACTCGAGGATTTTCTGGATACACCGGAAGTCACGCGGCCGGTTCTGTCGCCCAACGGGCGTTATCTCGCCTTCATGGTGCACACTGACCATGCCGAAAATGGCGATGTCCTCGTCATTCGCGATCTCGATTCGCCCGATAATTCAAATGTGAGTCAGACGGGCTTTGGTCGGCTACCAATTATCAATATTGGTTGGGCGAGCGATGACAGGGTGCTTGTCACGCTGTTACGCCGAGGGCTGGTCCGAGTCCGGGGTGTTCCGGTCGACGTGCCCTCTATCAGGACGGTCAGTTACGACCGCCGAGACATGTCCAGCCCGACTGTGCTATTTGAGGAAGAGCGCCGGGTCTTTGACAATCTTTATAACGCCTACGGCAATGAACTCGTCAATATTCTGCCCGATGACCCTGAACATATTTTGATGGCCGCCTACCGTGGCGATTCCCTCGATCTTTGGCGTGTGAATACCGAAACCGGTGCGGCGGATGTGATTGAGGATGGTAATTCGCACACGCGACAATGGTACACCAATGGCGACGGTGTGGCCGTAATGCGTGTAGATGTGAATTACCGCGGGCGCCGCGTAGAGGTGTTTACACGACAGCCGGGTGAGCGGCGTTGGCGCCGGACAGCGCAATTCCGGACCAATGAGTTATCTGATCGCGCCAGCGAATTTGCCTGGGGCGGCATTTCAGACCAGCCGGGGCAAATATACGTCTTTAGTCGGCGCGACGGATCCGATCGGCGTGGTATCTATCTCTATGACCTTGCAGAAGGGACATATGTCCAAACCATGGCTGAGCATGATCGGGTGGATATCAGCCATATCATGGTCAACCCGCAGAACGGAGCCTATCTGGGATATGCCTTTACGGATGATCGGTTTGAGGTCGAAATAACAGATCCTGATCTGCGTCGACATTATCGTGGCCTGCGGAATTTCTTTGGCGATGATGTCAGTGTATTACCCGCCAGTTTTGCTGGCGAGCGCATGATTTTGTATGTCACCGGGCCGCGTGAGGCCGGCGTATATTACCTCTATGATCGTGCATCGGGATCTGTTGACCCGCTGATGACACCGCGACCGCGCTTGCCGCCAGATGTGTTGCATGATGTCGAGATCGTTCGCTATCAAGCGAGCGACGGCGTTCCATTGACAGCATACCTTACTATACCAAGGCGCGGTATGGGGCCGGATACACCTTTGATTCTATTGCCGCATGGCGGTCCCGAACGCCGCGATGATTACGGATTTGATTTTATCGCCCAATACTATGCGTCGCGAGGCTATGCGGTCCTGCAACCGAATTTTCGTGGTTCGTCTGGTTACGGCAGCGATTTTGCTGAATCGGGATATGGCCGTTGGGGCGAGCGAATGCAGCTAGATCTGGATGATGCCGTACAGGTGATGATTGATCAAAGGCGAGTCGCGTTTGACCGGATATGCATCGCAGGATTCAGCTATGGTGGATATGCAGCGCTGATGGGCGGGGCAACCCGGCCCGACCTGTATCAATGCGTTTTTGCGGGCGCCGCGGTGACAGATCTGCTGGGTTTCGTTGATTACTGGCAGCGCAATAATGAGAATGCATACGCATACTGGACCACAGCCATCGGGAATCCACGAACCGATCGTGATCGCATGTATTGGGCTTCCCCGATTCATCTGGCTGATCGTATGACAATGCCGGTTCTTCTTGCACACGGTACGGATGACTCCGTTGTGCCGTTCGATCACACTGAGAGAATGGCGGAGGCTTTGGCCGAAGTCGGAGGCGACTACTTTTTTCAAACCTATAGCGATGCCGGGCACTCTTTCGAGGAGGATGGAAACTGGCGTTTATTGCTAACCCAAACCACGGCAATGTTTGACAGAGTGATTGGACCTGATCGAGGTCAGTATGACAGCATTTTCCTTGAAGACTGGCCTGGTCCCATGGACGAGGCGGCTGAGGAGCCTTGA